The following nucleotide sequence is from Cottoperca gobio chromosome 20, fCotGob3.1, whole genome shotgun sequence.
CATGTCACCCATTGAGCATGTTTGGGATGATCTGGATCGGCGTATACGACAGCGTGTTCCAGTTCCTGCCGATATCCAGTAACTTCGCACAGCCATTGAAGAGGAGTCGACCAACATTCCACAGGCCACAACCCCCCTGCCTaataaatgtctcttttcaaGGTAAAACTGCACACtttagagtggccttttattgtaaCCAGcctaatcatgctgtctaatcagtatcttgatatgccacacctgtgaggtggatgtaTCATCTCAGCAAAagagaagtgctcactaacacagatttaaaaacatttgtgaacaatatttgagagaaataggccttttttgtacatagaaaaagtcttagtTCTTCGATTTCAGCTCATGAGAAAACACTTTTGAGCGATGTTTGGCGCAAAGGAAAGCCGGCCATTCAGTGACACACAAATGTTGAGCAGTTAATGGTGAAACCAAAGACTGCCTGGAAAAAAACACTATCAGGAATTCGAAAGACTATGGTTCTGAAAAAGGTCAGAACTAATGTAAAGTAAACCCAATATGTGAAATCCTCATCTGTTTTACAGCGGTGGAGTGGACTGATCCCTCTAAGGTTGCTCTTTGCACAATGGTCATCGTAACATTGTGTTCTGTTGGACTAACCTTAATGTCCAGCATTGCCTATTTAATCAACAACTGGAGGATCCTGCAGCTGGTGCTCTTCAGCCCTCTCATCCTTATCCTGGGGTTATTTTACTGGTCAGTTCCATAACAATTTGACAAGTTTGTCAAGACATTGCCAGAGAggttttaattttaatatctAAATCAAACTTTGGGATTTTGAACCTGTGTTCCAATAGGTTTGTCCCAGAGTCAGCTCGCTGGCTGATGACCCAGGGCAGGAAGGAGGAGGCACTAAAGGAACTCCGGAGGGCAGCCAGGGTGAACGGGAGAACGGTCCCAGAAGATCTGCTGGACAAGGCGAGCTGCATTCAACACACTTTGACTTcaaacaaaatataatgaacCTCTTTGTGACACATGCACATTTTCTAAAACTTACTTTTTAACATGTTAAGCTTGAGATGGAGGGTGCATCCAGAAGAAGAAACGTGTTGGACCTCTTCCGGATACCGTATTTGAGAAAACGTACTTTCATAATGAGCTTTAACTGGTGTGTCCTTTTTAATAGAGATTATTGTTCATGCCACTGTCTTTGTCAGTCATTGAATCCTTATACATGAGATACATTAATACTATTTAGCAATGCTATGTAATAGCTACAATGTTAACAGTACACATTTGTCACAATAATCCTGTTTGAAGTAATTAGGAAAACTGAACATATTTTTCCAATTCTCCAACTGACACTAGGTTCTCAACAAGTCTTCAATATTATGGGCTGAGCCTGAATGTTGGCAGTTTCGGCCTGAATATCTACCTCACACAGTTCATCTTTGCTGTTGCTGAAATTCCTGCAATGTTTGTTCCTTTGGCTCTAATTCAACACTTTGGAAGGAGAATATGTCAGGCAGGCTGTCTTCTCTTGGGTGGGGCTGCTTGCCTCATGGTCCTTGTTATCCCACATGGTATCTTCAAAAAGTTTTATTatcttaaaacatttgttatagaCTTGTCAATTTTTCAATGTTTATCTCACGagtacagtatatgtttttCTAATATATTATCTATTCACCAGATCTTCCTGTGGTGGTAACAACCATAGCATTACTGGGGAAATTTGCATCTGCTGCCTCTTTCAACACAGCCTACGTTTACACTGCAGAATTATACCCAACCGTTTTAAGGTAATGTCACTCTTTATGCTGCTGCTTAtgattacataaaacatttggtaACACTGAAAAAGAGGtgaactataataataataataataataataataataataataataatattaatattgctTAGAAATTTCCAAATACTTACATGATTGGCCAAAGTCTACTGGGCAATGATACTTAATAACACTAATTTGTAACTTTGGGTCTTTTCTACAGTTACAAAATATAGCAATTGTCAGACTTCCCTGCTCACACACAGGAAAAACGACAGAACGGAGAGGAGGGATGAGAAAAACAGTTTATTACAAATTAAAGTCAGCCTTTTCAGGCAGTCCCAAGTCCTCACGGTACAGCCACGGACCAGCCCTGGCTTAGCTTCCAAGATTGGATGATATCGGGCTTGCTCACGTCGATGCtccaggacccagcctactgtAAACGCACAGAACCAGGTTACCAGCATGCTTATATTGTGTcgctgattacctgattctgtcccACTGTCTGATCCCTAGCTGAGTCACTCCCGGCCATTTTTTCCTTGGACTCTGGAGACGGGAATCTGCCAGTAGCCCTTGGTTAAATCCAGTATCGCGTAAAAACGAGCCGTGCCCAGCTGATCCAGGAGTTCGTTGACCCGGGGCATCGGGTAGGCATCGAATTTGGACACaccctgcgatagtccacacaTAACCGCACTGACCCATCGGGCTTGCGCACCAGCACGACGGGGCAGCACCAGTCGCTGTTGGACTCTTCTATTACCCCCATCTCTAGCATGGCCTGAAGTTCCGCCTGAAgaattttcctcttgtgtttagGCAGCTGATAGGACCTTGACCGCACCGTCACGCCTGTGACCGTTTCTTTGTGGTGATGTGCGAGATTTGTGCACCCGTGTAGGGGGAGAACACATTGGCAAAAAACCTTTGCAACAAGGCAGCGTCTGCCATCTGACTTGGTGAAAGATGGCTGTCACAAGAGACCGTGGCTGATTTGTCAGTTTTTTCCACCTCCGGTCTCAAgtcatctttctccatcaccgtagTAGCCAGAGAGGCAAAGGCCACCTCTCTTCAGGAGATTGAGGTGGTACATTTGTGTCGCTCCCCCCTGTCCAATCGCACCACTTCATAATCGACGTCCCCCACTCGCCGTGTGACCACGAAGGGAACTTGCCACTTGGCGGGTAATTTGGAGCCAGCGGACAGGAGCAATACAAACACTTTATCTCCCGGTGTAAATTGCCCTCTGTCATACAGGCGCTGCTGATGTTCCTGAGCAATTTCTCCCATGATAAATGTCTCAGTGAATGGAGTTTTgtactgaacttcattcttactCGTGCTCGGACCttcctcccagttttctttaaccaggtccaaaacacACCGTGGCTTCCTGTCAAACAACAGgtcaaagggagaaaatcctGTGGAGGCCTGGGGAACCTCTCGCACTGCGAACAACAGAGGGCCTAACCATTTATCCCAGTTACGGCTATCCTTGTGAACGAACTTACGTACCATGTTCTTCATCGTTTTGTTAAACGGCTTCACCAGCTCGTCTGTCTGCGGAATGATAGACACTAGTCCAAATTGAGCGGACGGCAAGTAGTCCGTACAGTTTGCGTAACATGCGTGACATAAAGGATGTGCCCTGGTCAGTTAAGATCTGTTTCAggatcccaactcgggagataACATGGAACAGCGCCTGTGCCACTCTCTTTGCCAAGATATTACGCAGCGGCACTGCCTCAGGATATCGTGTTGCGTAATCCACGAGGACCAACATAAAGCGATACTCCGGTCTAATGGCCTGATGAGGTCCATGCCAATTCTTTCGAACGGCACCTCTATTAATGGAAATGGGCGCAACGCCGCTTTTAGGGGTGGACggcgggttaaccagctgacatttgCAGCAGGACGCACACCACCTCTTCACGTCCGCGTGAATCCCTGGGCATTAAAATCGGGCCATGATCCGATGTAGTGTTTTGTTATACCCTAGATCAGTGTTTcgcaaactttttcagaccaaggaccacttaaccaataaaaaaacactcacgtaCCACCTAACTCCctaaatatccaaaaacaataggcgaGGTTGCTGTCGGAGCTCTGGTGCGAGTGCTGTTGGAGCTCCGTGCGAGGAGGGGGGTGCTGCTGTCCGGCGACCACTGACTGCCCTAGATGACCAGAAATGGGGTTATGTTGAGCCGTCTGGAAAATCATTTCCCACCGACTCTTTCGGCATCAGTGACTGGGTGTTTTTTTCCACTATTTGTGTCAGGCTCACACGGTATAGCCTGTCTCTAATCACCGTAAAGTGGGGGTGAGTCAGTGCGGCATTCGGGTGTAGTGGGGAGCCATGTGTAAGGAGAAtactaactccagccttaaccctatgctttttcccctcaaacaaaattGTAAGGGTCACCACAGGGTATTTGTGTatatccccatgcacacaccaaATGTAATACCCATTATTGCCTTATTCTACTCATCTCTTATCATCTTCACCGTTTCTTATATATTTGTATGGGTATAGGTATCCAGTCATTACTTTAGTGatatagatactttattcatcccaagggaaatttaggaaTGATATCTCATGTATTCATAACAAGTACACTTTAATTTATGGGCTGTAATCTAAAACGTTACCAAAATCATCTGAGCCCATTGTTTATTCTTGCAGGCACAAAGGTTTTGGTGTAAACTCCATGTGTGCTCGTGTGGCAGCCATCATCGCTCCACTGATCAGGCTGCTGGATGTTTACCATTACACCATCCCCATGCTGATATACGGCATCGTCCCCATTGCTGCTGGATGTTTCACTTTCCTACTGCCTGAAACCCTCAATGTTGAGCTTCAGGACCACGCTGAGCTCAAGTATGAatactatatttaaaaaatatatatatattgaagttACACTGATATATTTAGTGTTGATGATTCTATATAATAATCCTTTTTTCGGTTTTGATTTTAGAAAACCAGCAAATGGAGCATCGGGGACCAGATACAGTGCTGACCAAATTATAGAAGAGCACAAACTTTAACTTGTACTGAAATCATAATCAGATGACCATAGTTTCCCTCTTTCCTTATTCATAATCCGGTGTGAAAGTTAACTacagtttttgtcattttaactttaaaatgcagAAATCATATGAATCATTCAtctttaaggcatgcttgaagtttagccaattgattggtttcatctggtttaattgatagatataattgggtatcatccgcataacaatgaaagtttatagagtggttccttataatattgcccaaaggaagcatatataaggtgaatagaatcggtccaagtacagaaccctgcggaactccaagactgactttggctgtcatggaggatttattgttaacgagtacaaattgagatcgctcagataaataggacttgaaccagcttagtgcggttcattttatgccaacacaatgttctagtctctgtagtagaatgtcatgatcaacagtgtcgaaagcagcactgaggtctaacaagacaagaacagagacaagtcctttgtctgatgccaatagaaggtcattggtaactttcaccagtgccgtctctgtgctatgatgaactctaaatccagattgaaaaacctcaaataaactattatgtaaaaaaatccCACAACTGTTTtgtgactgctttctcaaggatgtTAGctgagaaagggaaggttagatatcagACTATAgtgctaaaacctctggatcaagactaggctttttaagaagtggttttattacagctactttaaaggattttggtactgTAACCAGATAATaggagacaggttgatcatatttaataacgaggtgttaattaagggtaaaacttatttaaacagtttagttggaatcaggtctaaaagacaggatgatgcttagacgatgagattgttgaagttagttggttaaggtttaatggagtaaaacagtctagatatatttcaggagttacagatgtttttgaaattctggaggttgaagttaagtcattaccaattgagggcaggaggagattaattttgtctttaataattctaattttatcattaaagaagctcatgaagtcgtcactactgagagatataggaatagaaggctctgtagggggatccgtctgcacagcaatttgcttctgacatgtctgaaatgtacaaaacacaactttactaatacatttttcaaaccagcttgaaattgtattgcatgtttatacatcgacgcacttgtcttgtccataaacgcgacattttatcctcttttggccacagaaagctagatttggagacggccccacacccccatacaacacatcgcttcacaattatccttgacgatcgattgttgtccattctttctcgtaataattgacagcagtctttgctggacgcttcaacgcagacgaacactggcggcggctgtaacgcagacgaacactagcggtggctgtattctacttgcggcggctgtattctaactagactaaagttagcattggagtcctccattatattgagtcctggtattgaattaagtgctgatgaatcacttccttaaatttagtttaaacatcgagcgtaggatattttgcctactggcttgtagtccagtaacaggacttcaaaagttattaaaaaatggtctgataaaagaggattatgtggacacactgataaacctTCAATTTCAACActatatcccagaacaaggtccagagtgtggtttaaacagtgagttggttcatgtacactctgactgaacccaattgaatctaatattgagataaatgcattattaaggctcactatcaacatccacatgaatattaaagtcacctacaataattactttatctgttttaaggactaaacttgataaaaattctgagaattcagatagaaattcagaatacggaccaggagggcggtacacagtaacaaataaaactggctttattgttttccatgttgggtttgcgagcgtaagaacaaggctttcaaaagagttatagtttcgtttaggattgatcaagaggtttgaggaTCTTTTGTTCTTTACTGTAAGATGAGAGCGATATGAAGGGCAAATAAATCTCACCCTCCCAGTGAGCAAGGATGGACGTTTTCAACACACAATAATGAACAGATGGATAGAGTAATACTTATAATGAGCTTTATTATGAGAAGGAACTGAGGAGCAATTATATGCATTGCAGAACACCTGAGAATGGAAGTGCTGAGAAGGGATCATATAATAAAGCCACTGAGAAGTCCAACATTGTTTGTTAAATGGATatcagttttcacatttttatttatcaggTAGTCATTTTGTGAACTCAGAAGCAGCAAAAAGGGTAATGGAACAAATGGAGAATATGGTtttaaggaaataaataattaactgttatgacaataataataataataataaattgactttatatagcacttttcaagacctcaaagcacCTTTGTTCCATGACCCCCCCGTAAAAAACAATTTAAGCAATTTTATTATATTGtcacaatttgtttttattacattgtattttataactGGAAGGTTGTGATACATTGACTCACACAATGTATCTGTTTAAGATCAAGGTTATATTTATAGAGCAAAAACAATACCATACAAATCGAGAATCTAATTACATGACACTTGTTCATTCCTGTTAAATTCACATTCTGttcaaatctaattttaaaaactatttttaatttcactttatgTCCACGAGAAAGGATTATACaaacatgtttactttaatCTGTTGCactcattttgaaaaaacaaacaaatggtaATTTAATAAAACTGACTTAATGATTAAGCCATTGTTGAAATTAGCTTGTGGGTTATTTACCAATCAGTAAATGAACACACTAAGATTTGGCAGTCGGCCTTTGTATGGTGCCTCAAACACGTCTTCAAGATTTTCCATGTTGTCGCTTTCACCATTAAATCAGCTGAGGACAGAAAAAGAGCAGAGTTTTAATGTAATGACTACATAAGAGAGATAATCATGACCTCATGATACTCACTTTGTCCCTTTATGCCTCAGACTCAGACTCATTGGACACCACGTCAGCAGAGCTCCTCAGAAGCCATCGGTTCTTGTGCTGAACGTGTCCAAAGCCTTCGTCGTAATTCCCTTTTCTTCTGAACAGTTGTTGGTAGTGAAATATGCAGTAGAATTCCCCATGTAAAGGTGTGTAATTGTGCATGCTACAAATGAGCACAATTAGTCAGTTACAGTTCACTGCTGCAGTGAAGCAGCGTGCCAGTTAGACTGTATATGTTTCACCTGCTGCTTGCTAAAAAAAGATTCATTGATTCATTGAAATCATTGATCAATGTTGCAGATGATTTTCTGTAAAATATGTCAGTATCTCACCTTAATATTTTCTTGCACAGTTTACAACAAAAGCACGTTtggtgaaaaatgtatttgtctgCAGTAATTTTTTCCATCGGATAAACCGTCTTCAAACAGGCTGAACACATCTCTCGACAAGCTGGTTGAAACTGATGAAAGAAATGAGACTGAGCTTGGTTATAACAAAGAGGCTTATAATTAGCATTTATAACAACAAACACGAACGCATCAATGAAAACCAATAACACATCTTTAATTTCAAATTCAAACCAAAAAACGTTTTAAAGAATACAAGCTACAAATAAATCCTCAATAAGAAAATCTTAAGCCAGTAATAAGCAATAAATAAACCATAAGCATTTGTCAATATAATTCATAACTTCGCAAATAAAAGTATGTACATAACGACTTTGTCATAAAATAGATGACAACACTTTGCCAAGATGAAACAAACATGTGAATGATTTAAGGTTCTGAATGATTGGCAGCTATACTTCTGGGTACTTGGGGACCTGATATGTAAAATGTTGTAGTTTCTGGCTGACCAGTGAAAACAGTGGTGGGTTTGGAAGAGTAAAACCGATCAGTCCGCTCATAGTTCTTTGATTGTTTTGGTGGCCATGATACTTTTCCCCTCACGGTCAGTCTGCACCTCGAGCACACTGAGCTCTCGTTTAGGGTTGCTAGAGGATTGTTTTTTACCTCCTTTTCTTGGGAccctttttctgttttgagCAGGACTGTTGCATGTCAAAGTTTTAGTTGTCCGGAATTTCTCTTCTGTTTTTGGGCTGTGCTGACATTTCGGGCAGATTGTGGTCTCTGATGGAAGCACCTCTGTTTTATCTGTCTTTCTAGCAGCCGACTGGATGGATATGAAGGCAGGCGAAGATGGAGGACTTGCTCGTTGTTTTGCAGGGGCTTCTTCAATTCTTGCACTCTGGCTAACTGGCAGAGCTCTGTTTCCCTGCGCTGTAGGGCTTTCCTGAGTCTGCAGTGATTTTGTTCTGCTTGACCCAATGCTAATTCTGCTAATACTACCAGAGGATGGGCATCCTTGGTCTGTCCCTAATGACTCTTTGAACAGGCATGACAAACCAACAATATCTGAATCAGATTTCAAGGTAGAGACAGAATAAAGAGCCTTCTTAATGGTTTCCTCTATGTCGATAAGTCTGGCTAAAGTCTGTTCTTTTAGATTCATGATTTCCTCACTGGCTCGCTCAAGATCTCCAAAAACATGGGCCATTGAGGGCTTGCGTTGAATGTTGTGTCTCATTAATGGTAActtctcttctttgtcttctacTTTGGCCTTTTCATCTTTCTTGTTTTCGGAGCTGACAACCCAGTCAGGAACGTTTTCAAAGACTCCACTCAGACGCTTTACATCAACCTCGCTCGTGTCCTGTTCAATTTCTTCAACTCGGTTGAGAATGCTCTCCAGTTCCTCCTGCTTTCGCAAGTTGTCAAAAATTCCCATGGCTGCTGTTATGTTCTCTCTCATGA
It contains:
- the LOC115025764 gene encoding solute carrier family 22 member 13-like, with protein sequence MSNFGQILKEIGEFGLFQKRLLVVLCIPSMFSAFDFIGPVFIGMSFPHHCNTDWILERGPNLTEERQRNLTLPVGKDGSFESCEMFTPVDLDLETIEVYGINSTTGCTNGWDYEAPMGASSIVTEFDLVCDKSGLIEAAQSISMAGALVGTLVYGTISDRFGRRFAILLSLLLPLLFGVGVAFSPNIYVYILLKFLSGISTVVIQMNTSVLAVEWTDPSKVALCTMVIVTLCSVGLTLMSSIAYLINNWRILQLVLFSPLILILGLFYWFVPESARWLMTQGRKEEALKELRRAARVNGRTVPEDLLDKLEMEGASRRRNVLDLFRIPYLRKRTFIMSFNWFSTSLQYYGLSLNVGSFGLNIYLTQFIFAVAEIPAMFVPLALIQHFGRRICQAGCLLLGGAACLMVLVIPHDLPVVVTTIALLGKFASAASFNTAYVYTAELYPTVLRHKGFGVNSMCARVAAIIAPLIRLLDVYHYTIPMLIYGIVPIAAGCFTFLLPETLNVELQDHAELKLRLIGHHVSRAPQKPSVLVLNVSKAFVVIPFSSEQLLVVKYAVEFPM